The genomic segment ATCCAGATCCCTGATCGTCTGCATTAATTTTGCATTTTGATTAACGTCATTATTTTGAATTACTGCATCACTAAGCTTTTTAAGATTCTTTTCATACTCTTTTTTTATTTTTTCAAGCTCTTTTTTCTTCTCTTTTATAGCTGGATTAGGAACAAGACGTTCGAGATCAGCCGGTTCAACATCATAGGTACAAAGATGGTTGAAATCGAACTCTATTCCCATGTAACGGAAGAAATTTTCCTGTTTCCAGCGGGAAAACATTCGAACTGCAATAAAAATTTCATCAATATCCTGTTTTGTTGTTATGATAGAAGTCTGGTGTCCGTTATCACAAAGTCTCCTGACTTCACGCATCCAGAAATCTTCATTTTTAAGCCCCATATTGACAGAACGCTGGCCAAGGTTGTATTTGACTTTTTTATTACAGATTTTAATTTCAAATTCCTGGAAACATTCTTCAGGCCAGGGTTCATAACTGCCTTTGCGGTATGTCATTACATCGAACCCCATATCATACCATTTTTTAAAGGTTTTAGGACTCCAGCCTGCACGGTCGAAAACCAGTGTAACCCTTTTATCACCTTCAACAAGTTGTTTGATTTCAGGTAAAATCTCGTTTTCAATGGTTGAAAGCAGGGTGTCATTTGCTTCAGTTGTTACGAAAAATAAAGGCTGCGCGTCAGTGCCATTTACCCAGAAATCAGTTGTTGCAGGCATACAAAGACGTTTTTGTGCAACATGTGTTTTTGGAAGTTTATTTTTACCGTGATAAGGCCGCACATGCCCGTCTATATAAAGAAATCCCAATACATCAGGATTTTCATCTGCCCAGTGACGGGCAAGCAAATCAGCAAATTCTCTTGCATTTCCCTGGTTCCCCAGTTCTTCTATTTTTCTCCTTAATGTTTTTACTTCAGGAGCGCGGTCAAGTCCCAGGACAATTCCCAGTTCCCCTGGCGAATGTCTGGTTAATTGTTCAGGGGTTTTTATCCTGAGAAGCGACATGAAGATCAATGTTAAAAATATGGTCTGCAAACCGAAAAAACCGTTGCTTAATTTTTTATAAACCTGTTTTCCGATATCCAGCAGTCCCTGGGATAATATAACCGGCAGAGCAATAAGAACACCGCCGTATTTAACCCCTTCAGATGCCTCAAAACGGGGTTTTGCTTCCTCCAGCAAACCTTTTCTTGCAAAGAATCTTTCGCTGTGGCGTTTAACTGCTATTCCACTTTCACTTTCCTGGTCTTGGGAAGAACGCTCTGATGTACTCTTTGGTTTATTTTCAGAATTCTCTTTTTTAAGATCACCTCTCTTCAAGCCGTTTCTAATTGTTCCTTCGCTTAATCCAGCCTCTTCTGCCGCTGATCTTATTGATAAATTTTTATCAATATTTTCCTGGATCTCTTTACATTTCTCATCATCAAGTTTGTACGGTGTTCGTTCAGGCACAGC from the Desulfonema limicola genome contains:
- a CDS encoding putative transposase, yielding MKALQHSLPFLPEEIQIISDKIGVVRNDSDIVFYNASGPIYMCKVDDKEGLRIAQGMFVDLKLARPKQIASALGVNASTVQRNKKKYQDGGVKAFAKAAVPERTPYKLDDEKCKEIQENIDKNLSIRSAAEEAGLSEGTIRNGLKRGDLKKENSENKPKSTSERSSQDQESESGIAVKRHSERFFARKGLLEEAKPRFEASEGVKYGGVLIALPVILSQGLLDIGKQVYKKLSNGFFGLQTIFLTLIFMSLLRIKTPEQLTRHSPGELGIVLGLDRAPEVKTLRRKIEELGNQGNAREFADLLARHWADENPDVLGFLYIDGHVRPYHGKNKLPKTHVAQKRLCMPATTDFWVNGTDAQPLFFVTTEANDTLLSTIENEILPEIKQLVEGDKRVTLVFDRAGWSPKTFKKWYDMGFDVMTYRKGSYEPWPEECFQEFEIKICNKKVKYNLGQRSVNMGLKNEDFWMREVRRLCDNGHQTSIITTKQDIDEIFIAVRMFSRWKQENFFRYMGIEFDFNHLCTYDVEPADLERLVPNPAIKEKKKELEKIKKEYEKNLKKLSDAVIQNNDVNQNAKLMQTIRDLDIRCAELVEVISDMPEKAAVKETMDEDKIVKLETERKILTDLIKMTAYRAETSLFDLLVPPVLARNEEEGRSFLKAVFQTPADIIPDEENKCLIVQFHTMANQRSNSALKALCEIINHEECLYPGTDLRLVFNPPELQTKLRPCQEV